One part of the Ailuropoda melanoleuca isolate Jingjing chromosome 6, ASM200744v2, whole genome shotgun sequence genome encodes these proteins:
- the LOC117795062 gene encoding U8 snoRNA-decapping enzyme-like — MAGIRKLELEEALALGSGWRHACHALLYAPDPGTLFGRIPLRYAVLMQMRFDGRLGFPGGFVSVHDGGLEAGLNRELTEELGKAAADFHVERADYRSSHAGPGTRIVAHFYAKRLTLQQLVAVEMGAPRAKDHGLEVLGLVRVPLYTLRDGVGGLPAFLENSFIGAAKEQLLEALQDLELVEPGSFTARKIALPR; from the exons TCTGGCTGGCGGCACGCGTGCCACGCGCTGCTATACGCGCCGGACCCGGGGACGCTGTTCGGCCGCATCCCGCTCCGTTACGCCGTCCTG ATGCAGATGCGCTTTGATGGGCGCCTCGGCTTCCCCGGCGGCTTCGTCAGCGTGCATGACGGCGGTCTGGAGGCCGGGCTGAACCGCGAGCTGACCGAGGAGCTGGGCAAGGCCGCAGCCGACTTCCACGTGGAGCGCGCCGATTACCGCAGCTCGCACGCGGGGCCCGGGACGCGCATCGTGGCCCACTTCTACGCCAAGCGCCTGACGCTCCAGCAGCTGGTCGCGGTGGAGATGGGCGCCCCGCGCGCCAAGGACCACGGGCTGGAG GTGCTAGGCCTGGTGCGGGTGCCCCTGTATACCCTACGGGATGGTGTGGGcggcctgcctgccttcctggagAATTCCTTCATCGGAGCTGCCAAGGAGCAGCTGCTGGAAGCCCTCCAGGATTTAGAACTGGTGGAACCTGGTTCTTTTACAGCCCGGAAGATCGCCCTACCTCGCTAG